In Acidimicrobiia bacterium, a single genomic region encodes these proteins:
- a CDS encoding cysteine desulfurase family protein has translation MSRAYLDHASSSPLRPVALEAMLPYLRDHPADPGRVHSDGRVTRVAVEDARVEVAALLGARPREVVFTATGTEAVNAAVWGAVARAAAAPARPHVVTSAVEHSAVLESCRRADADVTVVGVDGRGRFDGDEVVAALRPETALVTVQLANHEVGTLQGGVPVVVAGARDRGVLVHVDACAAAGHVRLDFGELGADLCSVTAHKLGGPKGAAALLVRRGVRLPPFVVGGDQERARRAGTEDVPAIVGFGAAAAELDAAGRLDAEAETARAQTTRLVADATAVEGVHELGDPTARLPHLVCLAVDGVEAEPVLLGLDQHGVAVHSGSSCSSEALEPSPVLAAMGVDAERSLRPSVGWSTTDADVAAFGAAFPEVIGKLRALRGG, from the coding sequence GTGAGCCGGGCCTACCTGGACCACGCGTCGTCCTCGCCGCTGCGACCGGTGGCGCTCGAGGCGATGCTCCCCTACCTGCGTGACCACCCCGCCGACCCCGGGCGCGTCCATAGCGACGGCCGCGTCACCCGGGTCGCCGTCGAGGACGCTCGTGTCGAGGTGGCCGCGCTGCTGGGGGCCCGACCCCGCGAGGTCGTGTTCACCGCCACCGGCACCGAGGCCGTGAACGCGGCCGTGTGGGGCGCGGTGGCCCGGGCCGCGGCCGCTCCGGCGCGGCCGCACGTGGTGACGAGCGCGGTCGAGCACTCGGCGGTGCTGGAGTCGTGCCGACGCGCCGACGCTGACGTCACCGTCGTCGGGGTCGACGGGCGAGGCCGGTTCGACGGCGACGAGGTCGTCGCCGCGCTCCGACCGGAGACGGCGCTCGTCACCGTGCAGCTCGCCAACCACGAGGTCGGGACCCTCCAGGGCGGGGTTCCCGTCGTGGTCGCGGGCGCGCGCGACAGGGGGGTGCTCGTCCACGTCGACGCCTGCGCCGCCGCCGGCCACGTGCGCCTCGACTTCGGCGAGCTCGGCGCCGATCTCTGCTCGGTCACCGCCCACAAGCTCGGCGGGCCGAAGGGGGCGGCGGCGCTGCTGGTGCGGCGTGGGGTCCGGCTGCCGCCGTTCGTGGTCGGGGGGGACCAGGAGCGGGCCCGGCGGGCCGGGACCGAGGACGTCCCCGCCATCGTGGGCTTCGGCGCCGCCGCCGCCGAGCTCGACGCCGCCGGCCGGCTCGACGCCGAGGCCGAGACCGCCCGCGCCCAGACCACCCGGCTCGTCGCCGACGCCACCGCCGTCGAGGGCGTCCACGAGCTCGGCGACCCGACGGCGCGCCTGCCGCACCTGGTGTGCCTCGCCGTGGACGGCGTCGAGGCCGAGCCGGTGCTGCTGGGCCTCGACCAGCACGGCGTGGCGGTGCACTCCGGCTCCTCGTGCTCGAGCGAGGCGCTCGAGCCCTCACCGGTGCTGGCGGCGATGGGGGTCGACGCCGAGCGGTCGCTGCGGCCGAGCGTGGGCTGGAGCACCACCGACGCCGACGTCGCCGCCTTCGGCGCCGCCTTCCCCGAGGTGATCGGGAAGCTGCGGGCCCTCCGCGGCGGCTGA
- a CDS encoding helix-turn-helix domain-containing protein, with protein MAGEPALRALHDPDVTAGERALSADEFTAAVAAVTNAFGDPTRRDIYLFVREAAEGVTTADVAERFALHPNVARHHLEKLTGGGYLFVEIARPGDGARPAGRPSKRYRASGHDTLALPLRHDGVLASLLAGALDALGPEPAEALADQVGYEYGRDLARRMDPGAGHRSARTAIAAVADALTAHGFAAHAEADGDDFTIVSECCPFGDAAQRYPHVVCALDRGMIRGMLAGLYGETSPHFEASRPEGSDHCVARV; from the coding sequence GTGGCCGGCGAACCCGCCCTGCGGGCGCTCCACGACCCCGACGTCACCGCCGGGGAACGCGCCTTGAGCGCCGACGAGTTCACCGCGGCCGTCGCCGCGGTGACGAACGCCTTCGGGGACCCGACCCGCCGCGACATCTACCTGTTCGTGCGGGAGGCCGCCGAGGGGGTGACGACCGCCGACGTCGCCGAGCGCTTCGCCCTCCACCCGAACGTGGCGCGCCACCACCTCGAGAAGCTCACCGGCGGCGGGTACCTGTTCGTGGAGATCGCCCGCCCCGGGGACGGGGCCCGGCCCGCCGGCCGCCCGTCGAAGCGCTACCGGGCCTCGGGCCACGACACCCTCGCCCTCCCGCTCCGCCACGACGGCGTGCTCGCCAGCCTGCTCGCCGGCGCGCTCGACGCCCTCGGGCCCGAGCCGGCCGAGGCCCTCGCCGACCAGGTCGGCTACGAGTACGGCCGCGACCTCGCCCGGCGGATGGACCCCGGCGCCGGGCACCGGTCGGCTCGCACCGCGATCGCGGCGGTCGCCGACGCCCTCACCGCCCACGGCTTCGCCGCCCACGCCGAGGCCGACGGCGACGACTTCACGATCGTGTCCGAGTGCTGCCCGTTCGGCGACGCTGCGCAGCGCTACCCGCACGTCGTGTGCGCGCTCGACCGGGGCATGATCCGCGGCATGCTCGCCGGCCTGTACGGGGAGACGTCCCCGCACTTCGAGGCCAGCCGCCCCGAGGGCAGCGACCACTGCGTCGCCCGGGTCTGA
- a CDS encoding Mrp/NBP35 family ATP-binding protein — protein sequence MTVSDADVRAALRGVEDPELGRSVTDLGMVAGVERDGPAVVVRLALPLPEEGWPPDRLDDRVRAAALALPGVERVAVEHRPMTEAEAAGAARVLRGEPAANPLAVVDAAAGPAPPSPRRNPFTDAATRVLAVASGKGGVGKSSVTTNLAVALAARGHRAAALDADVWGFSLPRMFGVDHPPGLVDDVIVPPRAHGVQLVSMGFFARDDQAVIWRGPMLHKALEQFITDVHWNDPDQLLVDLPPGTGDVALSMAQLLPRAEVIVVTTPQPAAQRVAQRSAAMAERVNLPVVGVVENMSWFTGDDGKRYEIFGAGGGQALADQLGVPLLGQIPLVPALRAGGDEGRPITVAEPDSEAAAAFVAIAERLDALAPRRVRHPELRIS from the coding sequence GTGACCGTGTCCGACGCCGACGTGCGGGCGGCGCTGCGCGGGGTCGAGGACCCCGAGCTGGGGCGCTCGGTCACCGACCTCGGGATGGTCGCCGGGGTCGAGCGGGACGGGCCCGCGGTGGTCGTCCGCCTGGCGCTGCCGCTCCCCGAGGAGGGCTGGCCGCCGGACCGACTCGACGACCGGGTCCGCGCCGCCGCCCTGGCGCTGCCCGGGGTGGAGCGGGTGGCCGTCGAGCACCGGCCCATGACCGAGGCGGAGGCGGCCGGCGCCGCCCGGGTCTTGCGCGGCGAGCCGGCCGCGAACCCGCTGGCGGTGGTCGACGCCGCCGCCGGGCCGGCCCCGCCCTCGCCGCGCCGGAACCCGTTCACCGACGCCGCCACCCGGGTGCTGGCGGTGGCGTCGGGCAAGGGCGGCGTCGGCAAGTCGTCGGTGACCACGAACCTGGCGGTGGCGCTGGCCGCCCGCGGCCACCGCGCCGCGGCCCTCGACGCCGACGTTTGGGGCTTCTCGCTGCCGCGCATGTTCGGCGTCGACCATCCCCCGGGGCTCGTCGACGACGTGATCGTCCCGCCCCGAGCCCACGGGGTGCAGCTGGTGTCGATGGGCTTCTTCGCGCGCGACGACCAGGCCGTGATCTGGCGGGGACCGATGCTCCACAAGGCCCTCGAGCAGTTCATCACCGACGTGCACTGGAACGACCCCGACCAGCTCCTGGTCGACCTGCCCCCCGGCACCGGGGACGTGGCCCTCTCGATGGCCCAGCTGCTGCCCCGAGCCGAGGTGATCGTCGTCACCACCCCCCAGCCCGCGGCGCAGCGGGTGGCGCAGCGGAGCGCGGCGATGGCCGAGCGGGTGAACCTGCCCGTGGTCGGCGTCGTCGAGAACATGTCGTGGTTCACCGGCGACGACGGGAAGCGCTACGAGATCTTCGGGGCCGGCGGCGGCCAGGCCCTCGCCGACCAGCTCGGGGTGCCGCTGCTCGGCCAGATCCCGCTCGTGCCGGCGCTGCGGGCCGGCGGCGACGAGGGCCGGCCGATCACCGTCGCCGAGCCCGACAGCGAGGCGGCGGCGGCGTTCGTCGCCATCGCCGAGCGCCTCGACGCGCTGGCGCCCCGGCGGGTCCGCCACCCCGAGCTCCGCATCTCCTGA
- a CDS encoding DUF3107 domain-containing protein, whose translation MDVRIGVLHSPKELTVEVDGDAAELEESVNDALREDRSVLWLTDVSGRRVGVPAERVAYVEIDLDGSTKRVGFGPG comes from the coding sequence ATGGACGTCCGGATCGGCGTGCTCCACTCCCCGAAGGAGCTGACCGTCGAGGTCGACGGCGACGCCGCCGAGCTCGAGGAGTCCGTGAACGACGCCCTCCGCGAGGATCGGTCGGTGCTCTGGCTGACCGACGTGAGCGGCCGACGGGTCGGCGTGCCGGCCGAGCGGGTCGCCTACGTGGAGATCGACCTGGACGGCAGCACCAAGCGGGTCGGGTTCGGACCCGGCTGA
- a CDS encoding ArsA family ATPase yields the protein MTPASLGAGFLDRRLLFFTGKGGVGKSTVTAASALLAADRGRRVLLVEVDAKGNLTSLFEHPPVGFDPVEVYPGVSAMQMRTEAALSEYLRLNLRVPVLGRLGPLANVLDFVATAAPGVKEILTVGKVCWEVRESLQGRADWDVVIVDAAATGHVVAQLDSPRAIQELVQVGPVRQQTEWMVQLLSDPSVTALHVVTAPEEMPVNETIELVARARAELAVPLGSVVVNRVLPEPFNRADEPAFEALLDGPARDELEADVGTGVGAVLEATRLAVSLRRSRAAHLARLRDVGLPLLYLPYLFVRDHGLRVTRVVADHLARELGL from the coding sequence GTGACCCCGGCGTCGCTCGGCGCAGGCTTCCTCGACCGCCGGCTCCTCTTCTTCACCGGCAAGGGCGGGGTCGGGAAGAGCACGGTCACGGCGGCGTCGGCGTTGCTCGCCGCCGACCGGGGGCGGCGGGTGCTGCTCGTCGAGGTCGACGCCAAGGGCAACCTCACGTCGCTGTTCGAGCACCCGCCGGTCGGCTTCGACCCGGTGGAGGTGTACCCCGGGGTCAGCGCCATGCAGATGCGCACCGAGGCCGCGCTCAGCGAGTACCTCCGCCTGAACCTGCGGGTCCCGGTGCTCGGCCGCCTCGGGCCGCTCGCCAACGTCCTCGACTTCGTCGCCACCGCCGCGCCGGGCGTCAAGGAGATCCTCACCGTCGGCAAGGTGTGCTGGGAGGTCCGGGAGTCGCTGCAGGGTCGCGCCGACTGGGACGTGGTCATCGTCGACGCCGCGGCCACCGGCCACGTGGTCGCGCAGCTCGACTCGCCGCGCGCCATCCAGGAGCTGGTGCAGGTCGGGCCGGTCCGCCAGCAGACCGAGTGGATGGTCCAGCTCCTGTCGGACCCGAGCGTGACCGCCCTCCATGTCGTCACCGCGCCCGAGGAGATGCCGGTGAACGAGACCATCGAGCTGGTGGCGCGGGCGCGGGCCGAGCTGGCGGTGCCGCTCGGTTCGGTGGTCGTCAACCGGGTGCTGCCGGAGCCGTTCAACCGCGCCGACGAGCCCGCCTTCGAGGCGCTGCTCGACGGCCCGGCCCGGGACGAGCTCGAGGCCGACGTCGGGACGGGGGTCGGCGCCGTCCTCGAGGCGACGCGGCTGGCGGTGTCGCTGCGCCGGTCCCGGGCCGCCCACCTCGCCCGGCTACGCGACGTCGGCCTGCCCCTGCTCTACCTCCCGTACCTCTTCGTGCGCGATCACGGACTGCGCGTGACGCGCGTGGTTGCCGACCACCTCGCACGCGAGCTCGGGCTGTGA
- a CDS encoding ArsA-related P-loop ATPase: MTSTSIEPLLASREIVVFCGSGGVGKTTTAAATALVAAAELGGRVLVLTIDPARRLADALGLESIGNVERRVPDEALRGAGLEPRGELFAAMLDTKASWDDLVLRHAPDEETAYKVLGNSLYQNITARFVQSHDYIAMERLYDLHTNGRYDLIVVDTPPTRNAIDFLEAPKRMAEFFGGRLLRWLTMPYRLGGRRGARVVNFASRPFYQLADRILGSQFLQDIAEFFLSFQSMYDGFVARAEAVERLLHDRRTTFAVVTTLEGAPLREAEFFARELTRRQYPFGAMVLNRVLPEFLSSADGQAAAATLADHADEIAKQLAGLDEPVLQEPDRVTRVLRTMAGTFRDYSVVATRERELRAEVAGLPEVVASVPAFPDDVHDLAGLAQIGRALLGTP; this comes from the coding sequence GTGACGTCGACGAGCATCGAGCCGCTGCTCGCCTCCCGCGAGATCGTGGTGTTCTGCGGCTCGGGCGGGGTCGGGAAGACCACGACGGCGGCCGCCACGGCGCTGGTAGCGGCGGCCGAGCTCGGCGGCCGGGTCCTCGTGCTCACGATCGACCCCGCCCGCCGCCTCGCCGACGCGCTCGGCCTCGAGTCCATCGGCAACGTCGAGCGGCGGGTGCCCGACGAGGCGCTGCGAGGCGCGGGCCTCGAGCCTCGCGGCGAGCTGTTCGCGGCGATGCTCGACACCAAGGCGTCGTGGGACGACCTCGTCTTGCGCCACGCCCCCGACGAGGAGACCGCGTACAAGGTCCTTGGGAACAGCCTCTACCAGAACATCACGGCCCGCTTCGTGCAGAGCCACGACTACATCGCCATGGAGCGCCTCTACGACCTCCACACCAACGGCCGCTACGACCTCATCGTCGTCGACACGCCGCCGACCCGAAACGCCATCGACTTCCTCGAGGCGCCGAAGCGCATGGCTGAGTTCTTCGGGGGGCGGCTGCTGCGGTGGCTGACCATGCCGTACCGGCTCGGCGGGCGTCGCGGCGCCCGGGTCGTGAACTTCGCCAGCCGGCCCTTCTACCAGCTGGCCGACCGGATCCTCGGCAGCCAGTTCCTCCAGGACATCGCCGAGTTCTTCCTGAGCTTCCAGAGCATGTACGACGGGTTCGTCGCTCGCGCCGAGGCCGTCGAGCGGCTCCTCCACGACCGGCGCACGACGTTCGCGGTCGTCACGACGCTGGAGGGGGCACCGCTCCGCGAGGCGGAGTTCTTCGCCCGGGAGCTCACGCGCCGCCAGTACCCGTTCGGCGCCATGGTGCTGAACCGGGTGCTGCCCGAGTTCCTGTCCTCGGCCGACGGCCAGGCCGCGGCGGCGACGCTCGCCGACCACGCCGACGAGATCGCCAAGCAGCTGGCGGGCCTCGACGAGCCCGTCCTCCAGGAGCCGGACCGGGTCACCCGGGTGCTGCGCACGATGGCGGGGACGTTCCGTGACTACAGCGTCGTGGCCACGCGCGAGCGGGAGCTGCGAGCCGAGGTCGCGGGGCTGCCCGAGGTCGTCGCCTCGGTGCCGGCCTTCCCCGACGACGTCCACGACCTCGCCGGGCTGGCGCAGATCGGCCGGGCGCTGCTCGGGACTCCGTAA
- a CDS encoding sensor histidine kinase has translation MAVGLLDLAHANTDLQGAALRHLQRLVASWQPLADLCFADLIALAPVEGEEGHRFVVLAHVRPVTGQTLYPAELVGTVVQEVERPLVARAWRKHEIVGGDATVLGSAERARTQCIPLLLRDEPIAVVSREAPTASGRRQGELERVYLDTFERFARMMTEEAFPFARDEVQLEEAPRVADGVILLDDQLQIRFTSPNAISSLHRMGIHAYTNGLQLGEIGFDQDAAETAFRLRVPVTEEIERGETSLLIQAIPLLEHGRSTGAMLLVRDVTDLRRRDRILLSKDATIREIHHRVKNNLQTIAALLRLQGRRLHSTEAQEAIKESERRIRSIAIVHETLSRDAADIVDFADIIGPLVRVVEETVSTPELRLHFDVEGDAGWLPGEVATPLAVALNELMQNAVDHAFPVDEGGPSEGHVRVRLRRGEGELAIDVIDDGVGLPPGFTLEQSRGLGLSIVQGLVTSELGGSLELRDDGGTRVSLRVPLKPAGRVELETL, from the coding sequence ATGGCCGTCGGGCTGCTCGACCTCGCGCACGCGAACACCGACCTGCAGGGCGCGGCGCTGCGGCACCTGCAGCGGCTCGTGGCGTCGTGGCAGCCGCTGGCCGACCTGTGCTTCGCCGACCTCATCGCCCTGGCCCCGGTCGAGGGCGAGGAGGGGCACCGCTTCGTGGTGCTGGCCCACGTCCGTCCGGTCACGGGCCAGACCCTCTACCCGGCCGAGCTCGTGGGCACCGTGGTCCAGGAGGTGGAGCGGCCGCTCGTGGCCCGCGCCTGGCGGAAGCACGAGATCGTCGGCGGCGACGCCACCGTGCTCGGGTCGGCGGAGCGGGCCCGCACCCAGTGCATCCCGCTCCTGCTCCGCGACGAGCCGATCGCGGTCGTGAGCCGGGAGGCGCCGACCGCATCGGGCCGGCGGCAGGGCGAGCTGGAGCGCGTCTACCTCGACACCTTCGAGCGCTTCGCGCGGATGATGACCGAGGAGGCGTTCCCGTTCGCCCGCGACGAGGTGCAGCTGGAGGAGGCACCCCGTGTCGCCGACGGCGTGATCCTGCTCGACGACCAGCTCCAGATCCGGTTCACGAGCCCGAACGCGATCAGCTCGCTGCACCGGATGGGGATCCACGCCTACACGAACGGACTCCAGCTCGGAGAGATCGGCTTCGACCAGGACGCGGCCGAGACCGCGTTCCGGCTCCGGGTCCCGGTCACCGAGGAGATCGAGCGCGGCGAGACGTCGCTGCTCATCCAGGCCATCCCGCTCCTCGAGCACGGTCGTTCGACCGGCGCCATGCTGCTGGTCCGCGACGTGACCGACCTCCGCCGTCGTGACCGGATCCTGCTCTCGAAGGACGCCACGATCCGCGAGATCCACCACCGGGTGAAGAACAACCTCCAGACCATCGCCGCGCTGCTGCGGCTGCAGGGGCGCCGGCTGCACTCGACCGAGGCCCAGGAGGCGATCAAGGAGTCGGAGCGGCGGATCCGGTCGATCGCGATCGTCCACGAGACGCTGTCTCGCGACGCCGCCGACATCGTCGACTTCGCCGACATCATCGGCCCGCTCGTCCGCGTCGTCGAGGAGACGGTGTCGACGCCGGAGCTGCGGCTGCACTTCGACGTCGAGGGCGACGCGGGCTGGCTGCCGGGAGAGGTGGCCACGCCGCTGGCGGTCGCGCTCAACGAGCTGATGCAGAACGCGGTCGACCACGCCTTCCCGGTCGACGAGGGCGGCCCGAGCGAGGGTCACGTCCGGGTGCGGCTCCGCCGCGGCGAGGGCGAGCTGGCCATCGACGTCATCGACGACGGCGTGGGGCTGCCGCCCGGCTTCACGCTCGAGCAGTCGCGCGGGCTGGGCCTCTCGATCGTGCAGGGGCTGGTGACGAGCGAGCTCGGGGGCTCGCTCGAGCTCCGCGACGACGGCGGCACCCGCGTGAGCCTGCGGGTCCCGCTGAAGCCGGCCGGGCGGGTCGAGCTCGAGACCCTCTAG
- a CDS encoding WhiB family transcriptional regulator — protein MALTWIRTHDWDAEAWRGRSACRDSDPDVFFPIGTTGPALEQIETARRICTACLVTDECLEFALATNQEAGIWGGTTEEERRKLRKAWVARQRAAC, from the coding sequence GTGGCGCTGACGTGGATCCGCACGCACGACTGGGACGCCGAGGCCTGGCGGGGGCGCTCAGCCTGCCGGGACTCCGACCCGGACGTCTTCTTCCCCATCGGGACCACCGGCCCGGCCCTCGAGCAGATCGAGACGGCGCGGCGCATCTGCACCGCCTGCCTCGTCACCGACGAGTGCCTCGAGTTCGCCCTCGCCACCAACCAGGAGGCCGGGATCTGGGGCGGCACCACCGAGGAGGAGCGCCGCAAGCTCCGCAAGGCCTGGGTCGCCCGCCAGCGCGCCGCCTGCTGA
- a CDS encoding glycerophosphodiester phosphodiesterase, whose protein sequence is MRARPAARVWAHRGARRRAPENTLEAFRLALALGADGVELDARRSADGVVVVHHDVAAPGFGVLADRPFAELRAARPDIPTLDEALDACTGALVNVEVKNLPGERDYDPGDRVAALVAERLLGRGGDDVVVSSFNLATLDRYRQLDPGRPTGLLTLRGFDPRDALALAADRGHAALHPDVRGLRRLAPALVERAHALGLAVHVWTVNDAARIRRLAAAGVDALITDVPDLAARALGR, encoded by the coding sequence GTGCGCGCCCGCCCCGCCGCTCGGGTGTGGGCCCACCGGGGGGCCCGCCGGCGGGCGCCCGAGAACACCCTCGAGGCGTTCCGGCTGGCGCTGGCGCTGGGCGCCGACGGGGTCGAGCTCGACGCCCGCCGCAGCGCCGACGGCGTGGTCGTCGTCCACCACGACGTCGCCGCCCCCGGGTTCGGGGTGCTGGCCGACCGTCCCTTCGCGGAGTTGCGGGCGGCCCGCCCGGACATCCCGACGCTCGACGAGGCCCTCGACGCCTGCACCGGCGCGCTCGTGAACGTCGAGGTCAAGAACCTCCCGGGCGAGCGGGACTACGACCCGGGTGACCGGGTGGCGGCGCTCGTGGCCGAGCGGCTGCTGGGCCGGGGCGGCGACGACGTCGTGGTCTCGTCGTTCAACCTGGCCACCCTCGACCGGTACCGGCAACTCGACCCGGGCCGGCCGACGGGCCTGCTCACGCTGCGCGGCTTCGACCCGCGCGACGCGCTGGCGCTGGCGGCCGACCGAGGCCACGCCGCGCTGCACCCGGACGTGCGGGGGCTGCGCCGGCTGGCGCCGGCGCTGGTCGAGCGGGCCCACGCGCTCGGGCTGGCCGTGCACGTGTGGACGGTGAACGACGCGGCGCGGATCCGCCGGCTGGCGGCCGCCGGTGTCGACGCGCTCATCACCGACGTGCCCGACCTCGCGGCCCGGGCCCTCGGCCGGTGA
- a CDS encoding diacylglycerol kinase family protein, with protein MRLLLVVNPTASSMTPRRRVRIQHALGEAHRLEVAETVRRGHATRLARNAAREGFDAVVVAAGDGTLNEAANGLAGTETALAALPGGSTNVFARTIGVPNSLRPATEQLVASLAARSFRRVGLGAGNGRRFLFHLGTGFDAEVIEQMERHAWLKRRLAHPAFAVTALTTFFRGYDRAHPTYRVEVGAETIGNGFFAVVSNTTPYAFFGLRPLTVTHAAGLDRKLALTLFRHLETRVLLPAALSAMVTGRRLERDGDIVQLADLDAVAFVAESSPFPWQVDGDYLGEVERLEVRYEPACLTVVMPIG; from the coding sequence GTGCGGCTCCTCCTCGTCGTGAATCCGACCGCGTCGTCGATGACGCCGCGGCGACGCGTTCGCATCCAGCACGCGCTCGGCGAAGCGCACCGCCTCGAGGTGGCCGAGACCGTCCGGCGCGGCCACGCCACCCGGCTCGCCCGCAACGCGGCACGCGAGGGCTTCGACGCCGTGGTCGTCGCCGCCGGTGACGGCACCTTGAACGAGGCCGCCAACGGGCTCGCCGGCACCGAAACCGCGCTCGCGGCGCTGCCCGGCGGGTCGACGAACGTGTTCGCCCGCACCATCGGCGTGCCGAACTCGCTCCGCCCGGCGACCGAGCAGCTCGTGGCCAGCCTCGCCGCCCGCTCGTTCCGGCGCGTCGGCCTCGGCGCCGGCAACGGGCGCCGGTTCCTCTTCCACCTGGGCACCGGGTTCGACGCCGAGGTGATCGAGCAGATGGAGCGCCACGCCTGGCTGAAGCGGCGCCTCGCCCACCCCGCCTTCGCGGTCACCGCCCTCACCACCTTCTTCCGCGGCTACGACCGCGCCCACCCCACCTACCGCGTGGAGGTCGGCGCCGAGACGATCGGGAACGGGTTCTTCGCCGTCGTGTCGAACACCACCCCCTACGCGTTCTTCGGGCTGCGCCCGCTCACCGTCACCCACGCCGCCGGGCTCGACCGCAAGCTGGCGCTGACCCTGTTCCGCCACCTCGAGACCCGGGTGCTGCTCCCGGCGGCGCTGTCGGCGATGGTCACCGGCCGCCGGCTCGAGCGCGACGGTGACATCGTGCAGCTCGCCGACCTCGACGCCGTGGCCTTCGTCGCCGAGAGCTCCCCGTTCCCGTGGCAGGTCGACGGCGACTACCTGGGCGAGGTCGAGCGACTCGAGGTCCGCTACGAGCCCGCCTGCCTGACCGTCGTGATGCCGATCGGCTGA
- a CDS encoding uracil-DNA glycosylase produces MPTALDELTAEIVACRACPRLVAWREEVARTKRAAFRDETYWGRPVPGFGDPRASILLLGLAPAAHGGNRTGRVFTGDRSGDWLFGALHRAGLANRGESVWAGDGLRLRGAYVAAAVRCAPPGNAPTTEERDRCLPYLERELDVLAQVRVAVVLGAYAYTALWRVLGDAGVTLPRPRPRFAHGLEVPTSRLTIVGCYHPSQQNTFTGRLTEPMLDAVIDRARRLAGLDRVRPGRGSPRGRTRRR; encoded by the coding sequence GTGCCGACCGCGCTCGACGAGCTCACCGCCGAGATCGTCGCCTGCCGCGCGTGCCCGCGCCTGGTGGCGTGGCGCGAGGAGGTGGCTCGCACCAAGCGCGCCGCGTTCCGCGACGAGACGTACTGGGGGCGTCCGGTGCCGGGCTTCGGGGATCCGCGCGCGTCGATCCTCCTGCTCGGGCTGGCGCCGGCGGCGCACGGCGGCAACCGGACCGGCCGGGTGTTCACCGGGGACCGGTCGGGGGACTGGCTGTTCGGCGCCCTGCACCGGGCCGGGCTCGCCAACCGGGGCGAGTCGGTGTGGGCCGGCGACGGGCTGCGGCTCCGGGGGGCCTACGTGGCCGCGGCGGTGCGGTGCGCGCCGCCCGGCAACGCGCCGACGACCGAGGAGCGCGACCGCTGCCTGCCGTACCTCGAGCGCGAGCTCGACGTGCTGGCGCAGGTTCGGGTCGCGGTCGTGCTCGGCGCGTACGCGTACACGGCGTTGTGGCGGGTGCTCGGCGACGCGGGGGTGACGCTGCCCCGGCCCCGACCTCGCTTCGCCCACGGCCTCGAGGTGCCCACCTCGCGGCTCACCATCGTCGGCTGCTACCACCCGAGCCAGCAGAACACGTTCACCGGCCGGCTCACCGAGCCGATGCTCGACGCCGTCATCGATCGGGCCCGGCGCCTGGCCGGGCTCGACCGGGTCAGACCAGGGCGAGGGTCTCCCCGAGGCCGTACGCGACGGCGATGA
- a CDS encoding sulfite exporter TauE/SafE family protein, whose protein sequence is MSDFWRIVLTALFGVGTGILSGMFGIGGAIVSTPAIRVLGATPLAAVASTIPSIIPSAVSGALRYGRERLIDWRIVAWTGGAGMAAAVGGALATDAVPGGGHPLMIATAVLVGFGAYRLGRPAAVPEPEPVVATEGLTDAAPGLANLHARPPRRAEPWRLAVIGVAAGAVSGLLGIGGGVLLVPAFTGWVRLSIKPALATSLACVGVLAVPALITHAALGHIDWLYALPLCVGVVPGARLGAHLTIRSSDRTLRLLVGGVLGVIAVAYGLGETLALV, encoded by the coding sequence GTGTCCGACTTCTGGCGAATCGTGCTCACCGCGCTGTTCGGGGTGGGGACGGGGATCCTGTCGGGGATGTTCGGCATCGGCGGCGCCATCGTGTCGACCCCCGCCATCCGGGTGCTCGGCGCGACGCCGCTCGCCGCCGTCGCCTCCACCATCCCGTCGATCATCCCGTCGGCGGTGAGCGGCGCCCTCCGCTACGGGCGGGAGCGGCTCATCGACTGGCGGATCGTGGCCTGGACCGGCGGCGCCGGGATGGCCGCCGCCGTCGGCGGCGCGCTCGCCACCGACGCGGTGCCCGGGGGCGGCCACCCGCTGATGATCGCCACCGCGGTGCTGGTCGGATTCGGCGCCTATCGGCTCGGGCGACCGGCGGCGGTCCCCGAGCCGGAGCCGGTGGTGGCGACCGAGGGTCTCACCGACGCCGCGCCTGGCCTGGCGAACCTGCACGCCCGCCCGCCCCGCCGAGCGGAGCCGTGGCGCCTCGCCGTGATCGGGGTCGCCGCCGGCGCCGTCAGCGGCCTGCTCGGGATCGGCGGCGGGGTGCTGCTGGTGCCCGCGTTCACCGGCTGGGTGCGCCTGTCGATCAAGCCGGCGCTGGCGACGTCGCTGGCCTGCGTCGGCGTCCTGGCCGTGCCCGCCCTGATCACCCACGCCGCGCTCGGCCACATCGACTGGCTGTACGCGCTGCCGCTCTGCGTCGGCGTGGTGCCGGGGGCGCGCCTCGGCGCCCACCTCACGATCCGGAGCTCGGACCGGACGCTGCGGCTCCTGGTCGGCGGCGTGCTCGGCGTCATCGCCGTCGCGTACGGCCTCGGGGAGACCCTCGCCCTGGTCTGA